The stretch of DNA ATACTTTCAAATTATTTTATTCATTCTGGTTGGCGTGTTTATCGCCCAGAAAATAACAGCCTGAGATCCATCAGTCGAGAGCTTGAATCGAACAACCATGATGCTATTGCTATTTCAATATCTTGCAACGAGCAATTAGAGCAGCTACCAAATACCATTAGCGTCTTGAGGGAAAAATCCAAGAACCCAAAAATCAAGGTTCTGATTGGGGGTCCGCTTTATAATAAGGCGCCTGAAAAATTTACTCATATTCAGGCAGATATAAAAGCATTTACCCCTGAAGAATCTGTCGAAAGATTAGAGCTTGTTCTCAGCCAAATATAAAAATAATTATTAGAAAATCGATAAGAACATAGTGACCAAAATCTTCAATCTAGATCCCGAAGCAATCAATGCCTTAGATGTGAATCAAGCAGCTGCCATGCTGTCGCTTTCAGTTGATCTTGTTCTTGTGATGAATAGCTCAGGCTTAATAGAGAATGTATTAAACGGATCAAAGCCAATAGCCACCAATACACAGTCTTTGATTGGGAAAAATTGGCTCGATACTGTTGCCATTGATAGTCAGCCTAAAGTCAACGCACTACTGAAAACAAGCGAGGATGAGTCCGAGCAAAAGTGGCGTCAGGTAAATCAATGGATTGAAGGATCCCCCTCCTTACCAATTCAATTTAGTACGATTTTTTTTCCAAAAGAAAATAAGCTAGTTGCCATTGGCAAAGATCTCAGCAGCATCTCTGTATTGCAGCAAAAGCTTGTAGAGTCGCAACAAGAAATTGAGCGTGACTATGCCAATCTTCATGCAATACAAAATCGTTACGTTCAACTCTTTAATAATATTGATCAGGCCTATTTAATAGTAGATAGTCAAACGTTAAAGATTCTTGAGGTGAATAAATCTGCGGGTTTTTTAGTAGGTGATCTAAAGAAGATTCAGGGAAAACTATTTACCAATTTATTTCCTGTAAAAGATTATGAGGCTATTCAAACTTACTTAGCAGAATCAAAATCTGGAATTTTGCAATCTCCAATCCAATCAACACTGGAGAATCTCAAAGAGAATGTAGAAATCTCGAGCGTCTTGTTACGCGAAGGCAATCAAAATATTTGCCTTGTATCTATCAAGCCAAGATCAAAGAGTACCCAGATTAATAATCTGAATGAGCAAACCACTTTACTCACACAAGCCATTGAAGACTTTCAAGATGGTTTTATTGTTTGTAGTACTAGCGGTATCATTTTGACTGCCAACAGCACCTTTGTTTCCATGTCTCAATCTGCCCAAAAAGAAAATATTCTCGGCAAGTCTTTAGAGGTATGGCTTGGTAGAGCAGGCATTGATTTAAAAATTATTCTCGGTACCGTCCGTGAATACGGCTCAATTAAAGACTATTCAACAACAATTACAGCTGATGATGGCAGCTCACCTAGAGAGGCTCAAATTTCAGCAGTCAGCTTTATTAGTGGAAAACTTTCAGCGGTTGGCATCAGTATTCATCTGATCTCGAAATCTGTACAGCAACCTAGCGCTAAATCTGAGAACTTAGGAAAGAATGCGAAAGAACTCACCCAATTGGTTGGCAAAGTTCCTTTGAAGCAAATCGTTACAGAGACTACCGACATTATTGAAAAGTTATGTATTTTGGCCGCCTTAGAACTCACTATGTCTAACAGAGCATCAGCAGCAGAATTACTTGGCTTATCTCGACAAGGTCTTTATATCAAAATGAGGCGTTTTGGCATTGTTGATGGTAATGCTGCCGAAGATATTGATGCCTAATTTCTCATGACTAATCAGACAGCAGTATTAGCTTTAATCAATATTGCTGCTGGTTCCAGTGGATGGGGGCTATCACGCTATGTTCTGGGTAAATACCCCTTCGCTGGGCTGCAAGGCCTGCAATTTTGCAAAGTGCTAGGCTCTGGATTTAACGGGGGATTTAGTACAAAACCCAGCCTCACAAAACAAGGCTTCTTTTGTGTATTTGATGAGCCTGAAAATGCAGCCGCTTTCTTAAAACATGCTGCTATCTTGCGTGCATACAAAGATCACTCCAGCGAAATGTTTACCGCTACACTCCAAGCCTACTCTAGCCGTGGTTCGTGGTCTTCATTTCCAATGCAAGACTTGGCAGCAAAACCGATAAGAGGTCCCATTGCATCTCTGACTCGAGCTTCAATCAGACCTACTAAAGCGATGCAGTTTTGGAGCAAGGCAAAGCCTGCTGAAGTCTCCATTAATCAGGCATCTGGAAAAATACTGACGGCTGGACTTGGTGAGGCACCCTACCTTCGCCAGGCAACCTTTACTATCTGGAACGATGAGCAGTCTCTAGATCGTTATGCGCAGGAAGGGGCTCATCTCGCAGCCATTAAAGCTGCATACGGTAAAGACTATTTTTCAGAATCCATGTTTACGCGCTTTGTAGTCAATTCAGCTCAAGGTGTATGGCAAGGTAAGTATGTTGAAATCGCCTAAAGTTCTCATTGTTGGAGCAGGCATTGGCGGTCTTAGCGCTGCTTTGGGGTTATCCCATCAAGGCCTGGATGTCACGGTAATCGAAAAGAATGCAGGGCCGGGCGGAAAGATTCGCCAAGTACAAGCGGGTAATTCTTTTATTGATTCTGGCCCCACAGTCTTTACGATGAAATGGATCTTTGATGAGCTCTTTGCAAATTGCGGTGAACATTTTGATTCAGAATTCGAACTTGAAGCATTAGATATTCTTGCGAGGCATAGTTGGGGCGATACCTATCTAGACCTCTACGCCGATAGTCAAAAAAGCGCTGACGCTATCGGTCAATTTAGCGGGCCACAACAAGCAAAACAGTTTTTAGAGTTTTGCAAAACAGCAAAAAAAGTATATCAAGCACTTAAAACGCCCTTTATTGAGTCCCCTCGCCCTAGCATGATGGGAATGATGTCTTCTTTAGGGCTAGCAAAAAGTAAAGTGCTATGGGACATCGGCCCTTTTAGTAGCTTATGGTCAGCATTGGACCGCTACTTTCCTGATCCTCGTCTACACCAGCTATTTGGACGTTATGCGACCTACTGTGGCTCATCACCCTATTTGGCTCCAGCAACCCTGATGTTGATTGCCCAAGTAGAAATGGAAGGTGTTTGGTCTATCAAGGGCGGAATGATTAAGATCCCCGAAGTCATTGCACGCTTAGCCCAAAAGAAACAATGCAACTTTAGATACAACTCGGAAGTCCAGTCTCTGGATATCGCCGGAGATAAAGTAAAAGGTGCGTTACTCACCTCAGGCGAATATCTTGAATGTGATTACCTGATTTTCAATGGCGACATTAACGCCTTAAAGCACGGCTTACTGGGTGAGCCAGCCAGTGAAGCGATTCCTAAAAATCTTCAACAGGTAAACTCCCTATCTGCAGTCACTTGGTCAATGCAAGTTAAAGCATCCGGCTTCCCCTTAGTCAGACATAACGTTTTCTTTAATCAACCTTACCGCGATGAATTTTCGGATATTTTTACTAAGGGAAAAATTCCAGAAAATCCAACGGTGTATATATGTGCTCAAGATAGAACAGGTCATGCGATTGAGAGCAACTCACATGAACGACTGCTGTGTCTGGTAAATGCGCCAGCAAAAGGTGGTACTTCATCCTATGACGTAAAGGAAGTAGATCGATGCGAGCAAAAAATATTTTCACTTATGAGCCAATATGGTCTGCAGCTTCAAAATCTGGAAGTGACTCGAACGAGCCCTCAAGAATTCGCCAAACTCTTTCCGGGTCGCGGAGGAGCTCTTTATGGTCAAGCAACTCATGGATGGATGAGCTCGTTCCAGAGGCTCGGCTCTCAATCTCAAATCAGCAATCTACTACTCACGGGGGGAAGCACTCATCCGGGTCCGGGAGTTCCTATGGCAGCTATGTCCGGTCGATTGGTGGCCGCAACCCTAATGGAACACCTCGGTTTGACCAAGCGGTAGATCCAGGCAATTATCTCTGGTGGTATGTCGATGGTCTGAGTGACGATGGTCTTTATGGCTTTAGCATCATTGCTTTTGTTGGCAGCGTGTTCTCACCCTATTACGCTTGGGCCAATAAAAAGCAACCTGCCAATGCAAATGACTACTGCGCTATCAATGTTGCGCTTTACACACCAAATTCAAAATACTGGACTATGACTGAGCGGGCTCAGAACGCGATCAATAGAACAGAACATACTTTCACGATTGGCCCTAGTCATTTACATTGGGAGAATGATGTTTTAACCATCGAGATTAAAGAGCGTGTCCCTTTACTAGGAAATAAGGTAGAGGGCACTATCAAGGTTTATCCAGATCAACTCTTTAACCATGTTATCGCCTTAGATGATCAGGAAAAGCATCGCTGGGGGCCGATCTCCCCATCAGCAAGGGTTGAAGTATCCTTTACCAAGCCCAATTTGCATTGGAAAGGAAGCGCCTATTTTGATTCGAATGAAGGTGATGAGGCAGTTAGCCAATCGTTTAGCGAATGGGACTGGTCCAGAGCACATCTTAAGGATGGCAGTACAGCCGTTATTTATGATGTCCGCCAAAGCAATGGTGCCGAGCGCATCATTGCCTCTAAATTTAATGTCGATGGCACAGTTGAACCCTTTGCAGCTCCAGAGAGAGTCTCTCTACGAAAAACTGGTTGGGGCATCAAAAGAAATATGCGCTCAGAAAAAACTGGCACGGTTGAGCTGTTAAATACATACGAAGATACTCCGTTTTATGCACGCTCCCGAATCCAATCTCACCTACTTGGGGAAGGGGTCATTTCGATGCATGAGACTCTCAACGTCAATCGTTTAAAGTCCAATATTGTGCAACTCATGTTGCCCTGGAGAATGCCTAGAAACCCAACAATGATTTTTTAACTTAATAGAGTTTTAGGCTTGTTGCTGAGCCTTAGCGTAAAAGCTTGCTGTTTTTCGGAGTTCTACTTTTTCAAGTAGTCCTACAACCCAAATTAATCTTTCCTCAACGCTTCCAGTGTAATGAGCATAGGGCTCTTCTGGCCTGACGACATCAACTAAAAACTGAATAGAAGCAATCTGACTAAAGCTGCGGTCCGGCTTAACAGTAAAGATTGCAGTTCTAAATGCCTTCACGAGTAGGAGTAGCTTTCTCTTTTTAGAGACTACGGCACGTCGAGAGACCGAATCATAGGCTTGTCGTTCTACCTGGCGACTGATTTCTGAGTAAATAAAGCTAGCAGCGGCAATTGCTGACCTGCAGTTACGCGGTAAGCCAGAAAATCCAAAGGAAGAACGGCTGTAAAGATGATCTGCGTAAGTAATGAGTCTTTTAACCACTCTGGACAATGCGGGACTAAATTGGGGATTGATTAACCACTGATCCGGATCAATACCCTCCTCCTCAAGCCACTGCTTTGGCAAATAGAGTCGTTGATTTTTTGCATCCTCACCAACATCTCTGGCGATATTACTTAACTGCATTGCTAGTCCGAGCTCGCATGCTCTCTCTAAAACCGTACGATCTCTGACTCCCATAATTAAAGTCATCATGACACCTACGGTAGAGGCCACTCTTGCTGAATAATCACAGAGTTCCTCTATCGTGTCGTATTGCCTGCCATGGCGATCCCACCTAAACCCCTCAACAAGAGCATCTAACAGCTCCCTAGGAATCAAGAATCGTTCAACGACTAAAGCAAGTGCTCTATCTGCAGGGATATCAGCAGGAGTCTGCGCATAAATACAATCGAGTCGATACTCAATTTGCTTGATGACATCATCTGGCGCATCAGGATCATCTACCATGTCATCTAATAGACGGCAGAATGCATAAAGGGCAATTGCAGAATCCCGTATTTTGCTGGGCAATATACGTGAGGCAGAAAAGAACGACTTAGAGCCCTCCTTCATCAGACTTTCGCAAGTCTGCAGATCTTGCTGAAAACCAAATTCAGCGGTAATCGCTCTATCGTGCACGGCTATCTACAACCTTAACAGGCTCGATTAATGAATCTAGGGCTTTGGCTGACGACAGTACTCCAGGTATGCCAGCACCAGGATGGGTGCTTGCCCCAACCATATAAAGACCTTCAATATCTTCACTGCGATTGTGTGGCCTAAACCAAGCGCTTTGGGTTAGGAGAGGCTCCAATCCAAATGCTGCACCCTTAAAAGACAAGAGCCTGTCTTTGAAATCTTCCGGAGTCATCACAAAGGACTCCATGAGGTTTTCCTCTAAGCCAGGTAATACCGTCTCTTCTAACATTTTTGCAATAGCCTGCCTATAGGGCTCAGCCTCTTTTTTCCAATCCGTTCCACTATCTAAATGGGGCACAGGAGATAAAACATAAAATGTGTCACAGCCCTCTGGCGCCAAGCTGGGGTCAGTAGCAGTTGGACGATGCAGATAAAGGCTGAAATCTTTTGCCAAGTGATGACGTTTAAAAATGTCCTCTAGCAATTCTTTATAGCGCTTACCAAGCAACATCATATGATGAGGGATTTGTGGATACTGTTTCTTAGTTCCAAAATACCAAACAAATAAACTCATGGAATACTTTCCATTGTTTATTTTTCTATCTGTCCAAATTTTTCTATGCTGCGGATCAATCAGATTTT from Polynucleobacter duraquae encodes:
- the ppsR gene encoding transcriptional regulator PpsR, with protein sequence MTKIFNLDPEAINALDVNQAAAMLSLSVDLVLVMNSSGLIENVLNGSKPIATNTQSLIGKNWLDTVAIDSQPKVNALLKTSEDESEQKWRQVNQWIEGSPSLPIQFSTIFFPKENKLVAIGKDLSSISVLQQKLVESQQEIERDYANLHAIQNRYVQLFNNIDQAYLIVDSQTLKILEVNKSAGFLVGDLKKIQGKLFTNLFPVKDYEAIQTYLAESKSGILQSPIQSTLENLKENVEISSVLLREGNQNICLVSIKPRSKSTQINNLNEQTTLLTQAIEDFQDGFIVCSTSGIILTANSTFVSMSQSAQKENILGKSLEVWLGRAGIDLKIILGTVREYGSIKDYSTTITADDGSSPREAQISAVSFISGKLSAVGISIHLISKSVQQPSAKSENLGKNAKELTQLVGKVPLKQIVTETTDIIEKLCILAALELTMSNRASAAELLGLSRQGLYIKMRRFGIVDGNAAEDIDA
- the crtD gene encoding 1-hydroxycarotenoid 3,4-desaturase CrtD; its protein translation is MLKSPKVLIVGAGIGGLSAALGLSHQGLDVTVIEKNAGPGGKIRQVQAGNSFIDSGPTVFTMKWIFDELFANCGEHFDSEFELEALDILARHSWGDTYLDLYADSQKSADAIGQFSGPQQAKQFLEFCKTAKKVYQALKTPFIESPRPSMMGMMSSLGLAKSKVLWDIGPFSSLWSALDRYFPDPRLHQLFGRYATYCGSSPYLAPATLMLIAQVEMEGVWSIKGGMIKIPEVIARLAQKKQCNFRYNSEVQSLDIAGDKVKGALLTSGEYLECDYLIFNGDINALKHGLLGEPASEAIPKNLQQVNSLSAVTWSMQVKASGFPLVRHNVFFNQPYRDEFSDIFTKGKIPENPTVYICAQDRTGHAIESNSHERLLCLVNAPAKGGTSSYDVKEVDRCEQKIFSLMSQYGLQLQNLEVTRTSPQEFAKLFPGRGGALYGQATHGWMSSFQRLGSQSQISNLLLTGGSTHPGPGVPMAAMSGRLVAATLMEHLGLTKR
- a CDS encoding carotenoid 1,2-hydratase, which codes for MFSPYYAWANKKQPANANDYCAINVALYTPNSKYWTMTERAQNAINRTEHTFTIGPSHLHWENDVLTIEIKERVPLLGNKVEGTIKVYPDQLFNHVIALDDQEKHRWGPISPSARVEVSFTKPNLHWKGSAYFDSNEGDEAVSQSFSEWDWSRAHLKDGSTAVIYDVRQSNGAERIIASKFNVDGTVEPFAAPERVSLRKTGWGIKRNMRSEKTGTVELLNTYEDTPFYARSRIQSHLLGEGVISMHETLNVNRLKSNIVQLMLPWRMPRNPTMIF
- a CDS encoding phytoene/squalene synthase family protein — translated: MHDRAITAEFGFQQDLQTCESLMKEGSKSFFSASRILPSKIRDSAIALYAFCRLLDDMVDDPDAPDDVIKQIEYRLDCIYAQTPADIPADRALALVVERFLIPRELLDALVEGFRWDRHGRQYDTIEELCDYSARVASTVGVMMTLIMGVRDRTVLERACELGLAMQLSNIARDVGEDAKNQRLYLPKQWLEEEGIDPDQWLINPQFSPALSRVVKRLITYADHLYSRSSFGFSGLPRNCRSAIAAASFIYSEISRQVERQAYDSVSRRAVVSKKRKLLLLVKAFRTAIFTVKPDRSFSQIASIQFLVDVVRPEEPYAHYTGSVEERLIWVVGLLEKVELRKTASFYAKAQQQA